TGGGCCGCTCCCAGATCCGCCGTGCTCCGCGGTGATTTCCCGATACCCTTTTCCCGTTGCCGATTCGCTTCTCTTGGGTCGTCGTCCGTTCTCCATGTCGAGCCCGAGAAAACCCAGTTTCTCAATCGGTTTCGGACGATGAATGGTTGCTCTGTTCTGTCTCTTTTTGTCTGACATTGAGGACGTTCTtctagcagcagcagcagcagcagcagctgatttcttgaattctttttggtgtgagataagagaaaggCATACTGCTGCTCGGGGTTATATGTTATTCGGCATTGGGCTCACGGGAAGTCTTGGAAAGGAGGCATTTTTGATGTTATTGGGTGATTGCGCTGGACTTTGTGTGTGGGGGGGATTCGGGTTCTTGTGTTTTTGGGTTTAATTTATGGGCAGCCAACGTTGTTGGTGGCTGGAGTTTGTGCTTGGTTTGTTGAGTTCGCTTGGTGGGTATGTTTCCATGTGAAAAGAATCCCAGAATATGCTTTCTCTGCATCCCGTTCGCAGATTTTGCCATGCTGCCACCGTCgctgccaccgccaccattGCGTCGAACAGTAGTAGTCCTGCAGCTGTGTCGAGCCATATTTATAAGGCAAAGGCAATAGAGGAACCTGCTCTCGTGAAGCTTAAATCTGAAAGGGACCCTGATAATCTAAAGATATTTGAAGCTTCACAGCTCCTTTTGTTCTGGCATGCTATTTATCTGCTCATTATGTTCATTAGCCTTGACTAGCCATGCTAGAAGGAAGCATTCTACTGCTTGTGTATATTATTCTGTTTCAACTATTTCTACCTAGTTAAGTTATCATAACTACATTATCTTCAAAGCTCTTTAACTTTAGATAGTGTAGTGATTGATCTGGTTTCCTTTGTTGTTTGCTTCTAGTAACATGTTTATTGAGTCCTCCATTCTCCTTAATCGTGACTATTTTAGTGTTCTGATAGTGATGAATATTTTACAGGATCTTATGGATCCACCTTGAGATACAAAACTGTCGAGAGAATAAAGCCTATTGGAAAACATTCTCTCCTGGGGGCAAGTGGAGAGATAAGTGATTTTCAGGAGATATTACGATATCTGGATGAACTGATGTATGTATCAATTGATCAAGATTACTACCAccggttctttttttattgccGAATATTAGTTACCCTGCTTTTTAAACTTTGAGGCTGCTTTTGACCAAGACTGTTGATTCTGGGGTCCCTTTTTGCAGTCTTTATGACAACATGTGGGATGATGGGAATTCCTTGGGGCCCAAAGAGGTGCATAATTACCTTACTCGGGTTATGTACAATAGGCGGAACAAGTTCAACCCATTGTGGAACTCACTGGTTCTAGGTGGAGTTAAGAATGGACAAAAATATCTTGGCATGGTAGGTCTCAACCCTTGGTTAGATACATTTGACTTTTCAGAATGTTGTTGGATATGCATTCACTTGTCGTGCAAATTAAAACAGGTTAGCATGATAGGTGTGAATTTTGAAGATAACCATGTCGCAACTGGGTTTGGCAATCACCTTGCGCGGCCAATTCTTCGTGATGAGTGGAATGAGGACTTGAGTTTTGAAGATGGTGTTAAGCTATTGGAGAAGTGCATGCGTGTGCTTCTGTATCGTGACAGATCTGCAGTTAACAAGCTTCAGGTTTTAGTCTTCTCTGTTTATGGctgtctttatttctccatGGTTGCATATAACAGCATAGTGTGAGGTTGGGACGTGATTGTATCGTATCAGTTGTTGATatgttctttctcttcctcgtaTAACTGTGTGATTTTGGTGAACTGACGCACACTTATGCTTCCTCCTTTTGTTAAGGAAAGGATGTCCCATCTGGGGCTAAGAGGGAGAATTACAGATTACTCTTTTGTGGATTATGTAATTGCACATCCAGCCCCTGCATTAGAAAAACCTGCACTCCGATCCCTCTTAGATCCATCATTGCCAATATGATCCATGCTCTCTCCACATGTTCACCTAAGCAGTCCAACCAATCTGTGATGCATGATTATTACCTGGTTGTACAATTATTAGTCATGGATGACTTGTATTGGTTTGTATCTTAAAAATTCTGAGGAGATGTTTCCAGAGAGATTTGAAGATTAATGTCAAGTTGTTTCAAACTCTTTGTCCCCCAAATCTTCCCAGTTTATTACTTTTTGAACTTCATTCGGGAAACCCTGATTCTAAGTCATAATTGGAAGCTAAGAGATATCATACTGTTCTTTGGCTATTTTAAAGGATTTTAGCCTTTTATCTTGACATTTGAGAACTGCTAGAGCTTGAATTTGTAGTTTATTTgaggtgtttctttttcttgcttctgaGCAATTACTCTAAACTAATGAAGTATACTGAGGACTGAGCAGGAAGGGAGAGAAGGAGGTGGCTGACAAGTCGGTTTCCTGGTGCCTGGGGCTGAAAAGTAAATTTTGACAACTAGGGGTTACAATGATTAGAGaaattaaatcataattaaGATGGTGGAGAAGCTTCTGGTTGGTCATGTTCCTTATGGACAGTGATTGATCTCCTGTGGTGCATGACTTCATTTCGCTCTCTTTTGTTGCAGTTGTCTCACATGCTCTTCTGTTTGTTCTCTTGCATTTGCTTATATGTAGTTCTGTCTATGGGCAttcccatgttttttttttttttttttttttgactttctttCTCCATAGTACTGACGGTAGCTTGATTTTGAAACATCTAAATGACATGGTGCACTTGATCTGCAGATTGCAAAAATCACTGAAGAAGGAGCAACACTTTTTCCACCGTACTCTTTGAAAACCTTCTGGGGCTTTGAAGCATATAAGAACCCCACTGTTGGTGCAGAAGGATCATGGTGAACTTTGATCTGCATATTTGTATGTTTCTTTAGACCCTGATCTTGCCATATGTTAATCATGTGTTGTGACACTTGGAAAATGTGTTTTTAGATGTTTCGGAGAGACTTGTTTGTTAGAGAAACTGTTGATTCTATTTTCACCCTGAATGTTAATTACCCTTTACAAATTTGTACTTCAGTTCTTATGGTTACATCATCTGACCTTTTAGCAGTCTTTTTGGGGATAATTTTGTGAATGGGCCGGGTTAGCCTTTAATTGGAGCAGAACTCGAGCTAGGTGAGACAGATTGTGCAGAAAATGAGTCACGGTGCCGAAGGTACAGTCATCtctataaaagggaaaattagaATTGAGTCCGGGCCGTCAATTTCGTTAAGACCATCATCCACACAATTGAATTTTGCAGGCAGCCGAGGTTCTGTTCTTCCTGATCTGTGTATGTGAACAGAAAACGCACACGAATAGACTAACAGAAGGAAAGAATGGAAGAATTATTTTCTGCCTTTTTTTTAGCGGTGGTTAATTAGTTAGAAGACAGTGGAGCCTGGATTTGAAAGTTGATCTGTCTCCATGGTTTCATCTGGGAGCTAATAgctatccatctctctctctctcgagcatCATATATGTTTCATACTTGCAAAGTGCTTTTCCATTGATTGGCTACAGATCTCTATACTTTTCTGCCTCAACTTAGAGTAAGCCCCTCGAAATTGCCAATTTCTGTGAATATGAAGCTTGGCCTAAATTGGAGCTGAAAGTTATTCGGCTGGATACTCAGGCTTTGGGTGGTAGGTCAGATTCTATTGTTAAAAGTTGCTAATGGAAGAGTCAGTAGCTCATGTGAGATTCGCTCCAAACAAAGTACTTTCGAGGGCGTTTGGGTGGACCCTTAAATGGTTTTAAGACATGCAGTACGTCGAGTCTGAAATTTCCATCAAAATGTAATTATATTACACGatttatgaaaagatttagaaagAATTTAGAGTGACTTTAAATGCCAATATGTATGGTTCAAAGGCTTTTGGGCATTTAGTGTAGAGAGAGGTGACGCATTTAACATGAAAAGTGAGAAAGCCGAAAGGCAGAAGGCAAATCCAAGCGGCTAGAATCGATTTCGGACTTTCGTATGTTGTTACGATCATTGAGGTCAAGCTGGTCAGCGAGTTATACCATGCGTCTCCCTATTCCACGTTGAACCATTCAACTTGCCATTCGACAAATTGAACTTTCACGGCGATACCCACGCACAAGcatttgcaaaatttaaatttataccGAGGGCATGCTTTTGAAGAATATAATTGCTACTTGTACTCTTTTTGTCCTTTGGAAGTTTGCGGTGTTCGGCTCGACCTTTTTCAGTGTGAAACACTCAAAAACGTTTCAGAGAATTTAATCTTGGATTAGACAATTTAATCTTAGATTAGACGTGAAAACCTTGAAAGTTTCAAAGGATTTTATCTTAGATTAGATGTCAAAACTAACATatgttttagaattaatttcGTGCTTCTATGAGTCTTGCTAGTGTAGGAGTCACTGAGGTCCCCAGGTCTGGCGGACTTGGCATGGTATCATTGTGATGGCAATTTGGCAATTGTAAACTTTTAACGCCTGATTGTTCAGATTTTCCGTACATATCCTATATTCTGTATTAATCGAATCCCATAGATACTAATCTAGTACggtttctctcctttttcttcgaCCGAAGAGTGAATTTTCTTTCAACGTTTACAGTGCTATCGAATGACTAAGACTTGGGAATCGGATTCAAATACGCATCTCGACTTATGATTTGCTTACCATTCTATCATCCGTATCATCATCAGCCATAATCAACAGCTCTCATGTCTACAATATTATAGTAGATTAATAACGAAATGAAGACGTTGTCGAGAATCTCCGAAAAACCACAAGATACaaaatccatcttcttcaagcgCCAAGAGCGGTAGCGCTCAGACGATGCAGCTTGAGTTCACAATCCTTTGATACTCTTTCCAGTGAATTGTAGGAGGAACCACCTTGCATCAGTGCCTGGATGGCACTTCTTTGTAGCTCCTTAACTTTATCTCTCATCTCATTGCCCTTCAATTCCATGACCCTTCTCACCATCCCCGCTATCTCCTCCCTCTCGATCACGCCGGCATTCGGCTGTATCTTTGGCCGGACCGCCACCTTGAGCTCTTCTGCTAACATTGCCGCGTTCATCTGTTGCTCGGCATAGAGCGGCCACACCACCATAGGCACCCCGTTGACCATGCTCTCTAGGGTTGAATTCCAACCGCAGTGCGAGAGGAACCCGCCGATAGATTTATGCGCCAAGATCTCGGTCTGCGAAGCCCACATCAGTACCACCATGCCCTTGTTCCGGATTCTAGTGAAGAAGCCACTGGGGAGATAGCTCGGGGTGCCATCGTGGCTGTTTGTCACGTTGAAGAAGTTTGCGGACGCATCGCCGTCCACTGGCGGGCGCACCACCCAGACGAATCTTTGTTGGCTCAGCTCCAACCCCCAGGCGAGCTCGGTCGTTTGCTTTGCCGACAAGGTTCCACCGCTCCCGAAAGAGACGTAGATCACCGACTCCATCGGTTGCATGTCTAGCCAATCCATCACCTCACTCTTTGAACTTTGCCCGATAGGTCTAACCAACGGACCAACCGGAAAAACCGACGCCTTGACGACTCGACCCAGGAACTTCTCATTTTCTAGTGCACGCAAAGTCGATGGCTCGAGATCCTGCCATGTGTTCACCAAGATCCCATCTGCATTCGATATCTCCATCCCAATGCGAGCGAAGCCCGAAAAGAGATTCCTATCGGTTTGATCAAGGAATAGGTCTAAGGTATCCTCGTGTCGAATGGACCGGCAGCCCGGGACATCGAGCGGCCTTTTCATAACGCGATGCTTGTGTTCTGCTTCTTCATCTATATACGGAAAGTGAACGGTGACCGCGAGAAACCATGCTGTCGATGTGATGAAGACATACTTAAGCATGTCAAACTCCTCTGCTATCGCTAAAGCTTCCGTTCCGAACATGTCGACTATGAGAGCGGTGGGGCGAGACTTCATGGAAGAGATGGCGGCCTGAAGCAATGGCAGAGCCTCACGCATCATGATCACCAGTCGGGTCACGACCGAGGCGGTCGAATTGACGAGGGCAGAAACGTCAACCGGAGGGAGCAACACAAGGTTCAGCGGATTTGGAGTCTGTGGCGGCTTAAAGAGTGGAGATTCTGTTATGGAGGCATCGGCGGCGACCACGAAGATGGTCACATCGAAGCCATGATGGGTGGCGAGGTGTTTTCCGAGCTCCACCGCGGGGATGAAGTGGCCCATGCCAGGGCTGGCGAGGAGGACTGCATGAGGGTTTGGGTTTTGCATGGCTGAATAGTTGAGAGAGGACTATAAGCAGTGCTTGATGGGGGACTCGTTGTGATGAGTTTGCATTAGATCGATTGAATGATACTTATAGGCAGAATTAGGCTTCTAATTCAGATTTTCTTTGGTGACTTTTTGTATAGTAATCGAGACACACGGTCGTGTTCACATCGAAAACTAAGACCAGGTGGTCGACAATCAGACACCTGTTTTGGCATTTTCTGCGGCCAAATTTCTTCGCAGGGTCGACTCCACACTGGCCTTTCCATGTCCGTACGATCCTATTGTCTGACACTTTATCGTGAATCACACATGATCCACTTTTGCAGTGGGATTCACGGCGGTCCAAGGCCTCAATAAACAATGAAAAAGGAGATAAAGCTCAAAACCTTACAAGGATACAGAATATAGACATGCGCTTGTGATTCTCGTGTGTTAGTGACAATTGACAAAGAACATAAACGACAGGGTTAATAAAATCTCACATAATATCAAAACAGaatcttgagttcaaatcttttcagaTTCTATTAACCTTcgtaattaaatatttttatacttaGATTAAGTGTAAGaaagtattagaatatttaaataataaaataacttattcatttaacagtttaagtttttagaatattttgacAATCTCATAAGAATGATGCAAGGCACCATGACGATAATGATGGTGATGATAAGAAAGACGCAGCCCcctggaattttctttgtaattATTAGTAAGCTGAAAAGTTTCGACCCAACGTCCACGGTACGAGATTTGTGGAATCCGTGTTCAGAAAGTCTAGTAGGCTTTTACTAtgattaaataagtgaaaagaGACATGCCTTATTCTTAATATAATAATTAGTAAAGTTTGACCGGATTCATGAATGACATCATGGAATTTGTTCTTCGGATGTCACCCTTAGCTAGTAGCATATCGTCATAATATGCTCTTCGAACCTTTTTCGTGATTGAGGTTTATGACTAACGCGTATGATGAAAAATGAGATCGATTATTAGATGAAGGTGTGGGACGTTTAAGGATTTACAAATACGATAATACACGGTAGAGCTTGAAACGCACGAGAGCTTTGAGAGGAGGCCTTTCTTTATCAATTTACAACGTGGATCCATTTTCTTAATAGCTCGGTTTTTGGACTTCAGCTCCGTGACATGGTATTAAATCTTATTTTCATCATATCTAGCGTGCAAAACTTTATTCTCACACTTTATTGGCACCTCATTTTCAAATCCTTATGGGGGTGATCATCACGCATTTCTGGATGAAACGGACTTGGACACTTTTTGGAACCCAAAAGACCTGTTCGTGTTAAACCCTTAATGGAATTCAacgtcattctctctctctctctctatagtaTAGTCCAATCTAGTCTTCCTCCCATCTCGGTCTTTGCCCAAGAAACAAGGTTGGGGTGGACTTAGAGCATCATCTAGAATTGGAGTTCTAGTCTTCCTCCAATGGATTCGGTTCTTCTAGATGAGTCCATGACCAGACACATAAATTCTAGTTTTCGTTAGTTTTTTGACCTTTGGCTTCCCTACAACAACTCGATTATAAGCTGGTGTGGAATTCTCATAACTCATGTACCTTACTTTTATGTAATACATAACTATGAGAAAATGAGCGATCGATACAACTGTCTCAAAATTACAAGTGATAATAGGCCGGGCCCACATCTGATCAGAGCGGGAATGTCGCCCTAACCTTTTTTCCAAACTTGGCCATCACAATATATGGATATACAAATCTTGGGGCTTGACTAGACTTTTGGACTAAATCCCTGAACAAACCCCACTGCAAATtgttcttttgccctttttggTCAGGCTGGGCGTGGGTGGGCCCTACGGGTTTCCGGGCTTGTGATCAGGTCTAACGTGGTTGGGGCAACCATAAGTCTTGAGCAAACTTATGCTCGCGCTTGGATTATTG
This region of Eucalyptus grandis isolate ANBG69807.140 chromosome 8, ASM1654582v1, whole genome shotgun sequence genomic DNA includes:
- the LOC104456858 gene encoding UDP-glycosyltransferase 72E1: MQNPNPHAVLLASPGMGHFIPAVELGKHLATHHGFDVTIFVVAADASITESPLFKPPQTPNPLNLVLLPPVDVSALVNSTASVVTRLVIMMREALPLLQAAISSMKSRPTALIVDMFGTEALAIAEEFDMLKYVFITSTAWFLAVTVHFPYIDEEAEHKHRVMKRPLDVPGCRSIRHEDTLDLFLDQTDRNLFSGFARIGMEISNADGILVNTWQDLEPSTLRALENEKFLGRVVKASVFPVGPLVRPIGQSSKSEVMDWLDMQPMESVIYVSFGSGGTLSAKQTTELAWGLELSQQRFVWVVRPPVDGDASANFFNVTNSHDGTPSYLPSGFFTRIRNKGMVVLMWASQTEILAHKSIGGFLSHCGWNSTLESMVNGVPMVVWPLYAEQQMNAAMLAEELKVAVRPKIQPNAGVIEREEIAGMVRRVMELKGNEMRDKVKELQRSAIQALMQGGSSYNSLERVSKDCELKLHRLSATALGA
- the LOC104456859 gene encoding proteasome subunit beta type-4; translated protein: MSEAFSLVKKPLAGLSRGANSFLLFRQFAEPLPPPPSPSAAAAAVAADRSMSFSKMPLVEANQTPDASSLSLDSERTLYPYVTGTSVVAFKYRDGILMAADMGGSYGSTLRYKTVERIKPIGKHSLLGASGEISDFQEILRYLDELILYDNMWDDGNSLGPKEVHNYLTRVMYNRRNKFNPLWNSLVLGGVKNGQKYLGMVSMIGVNFEDNHVATGFGNHLARPILRDEWNEDLSFEDGVKLLEKCMRVLLYRDRSAVNKLQIAKITEEGATLFPPYSLKTFWGFEAYKNPTVGAEGSW